One Rosa chinensis cultivar Old Blush chromosome 5, RchiOBHm-V2, whole genome shotgun sequence genomic region harbors:
- the LOC112203339 gene encoding F-box protein CPR1, with the protein MAETDLPEDVILNILSWLPVKSLIRFTSVSKRFRSIILYDPKLARTQFEAACQRKTLSCRLIFHTVTRRLESLDLDTPSYGDISSSRKLSFPFEEPATRFFMELPKPGFSDGLWLRYYGAGYLSATDDYKVFAASYDVNGPTREMKMFSLRAHVWKTIQHPGHDKASDEGSLLNDEAIHWSVGNEILAFDFEQEEFRTVCLPDHHDIQDPFGVSYVGVSEGCLSVAVKGVGDEWSLVKIDHKEEKELLVYTTGGTWLDRYRHMIPYEESLLLVLSVG; encoded by the exons ATGGCCGAAACTGACCTACCTGAAGATGTTATACTGAACATTTTGTCTTGGCTGCCCGTCAAATCCTTGATCCGATTCACCTCCGTTTCCAAACGCTTCCGATCCATCATATTGTACGACCCCAAATTAGCCAGAACTCAATTTGAAGCAGCTTGTCAGCGGAAAACCCTAAGTTGCCGACTCATCTTCCACACCGTCACCCGTCGCCTCGAATCCCTAGACTTGGATACACCGTCCTATGGAGACATTTCCTCCAGCAGAAAGCTGAGTTTCCCTTTCGAGGAACCGG CAACCCGATTCTTCATGGAGTTGCCTAAGCCAGGTTTTTCTGACGGACTATGGCTCAGGTATTATGGTGCTGGCTATTTGTCTGCCACCGACGACTACAAAGTTTTCGCAGCCTCTTATGACGTGAATGGACCGACACGAGAGATGAAGATGTTCTCCTTGAGAGCTCACGTTTGGAAAACAATCCAACACCCTGGCCATGACAAAGCCTCTGATGAGGGGAGTCTTTTGAATGATGAGGCAATTCATTGGTCAGTGGGGAATGAAATCCTTGCTTTTGATTTCGAACAGGAGGAGTTCAGGACTGTGTGTCTGCCTGATCATCATGACATTCAGGACCCATTTGGTGTTAGCTATGTTGGGGTTTCTGAGGGATGTCT ATCAGTTGCCGTAAAAGGGGTTGGCGACGAGTGGTCGTTGGTTAAGATTGATCATAAAGAAGAGAAGGAACTTCTCGTGTATACGACTGGAGGCACCTGGCTTGACCGCTACCGTCACATGATTCCGTATGAAGAGAGTCTACTTTTAGTGCTGAGCGTTGGTTAG